A single region of the Brassica rapa cultivar Chiifu-401-42 chromosome A03, CAAS_Brap_v3.01, whole genome shotgun sequence genome encodes:
- the LOC103858752 gene encoding putative F-box/kelch-repeat protein At4g39756: MARISPSYYPKLSLVSKTFASVISSSKLKDTRFRQKTCEKILLVGFHYPTKSPSPSWFSLWLKPNQALTNDLEKKEESTGNALLVPIPSSYCRRPPTFMCKVGSECYAINRYCNPSFDLSVTTLGTGIWRKVPKMMTVAREDPIACVLDGKIYVMGGCSEDESKNWGEVYDTNTQTWESLPDPGFLRVSTLRKVEVMGKKIYISSNNWDVYDVYDTIEGTWEVVARMFESSVVVDYVRYCYTGTNFIWYGMKHNGSRRVNGLSVLERHCRAGSGHIEMANYGGKLLIIWDEFVYNARLRHEKTNIWCALIAFEKRNGDEEVWGNVEWASSVLTVPLSCILLRHVMKAV, from the coding sequence ATGGCGCGGATATCACCATCGTACTACCCTAAACTCTCTCTAGTCAGCAAGACCTTTGCCTCTGTCATCTCATCGTCCAAGCTCAAAGATACTAGGTTTCGTCAAAAAACATGTGAAAAAATCCTTCTTGTCGGTTTTCATTATCCCACTAAAAGTCCTAGTCCTTCCTGGTTCAGTCTCTGGTTAAAACCTAACCAAGCCCTAACCAATGACTTGGAGAAGAAGGAAGAGTCTACCGGGAATGCTCTGTTAGTACCAATACCCTCTTCTTATTGTCGTCGTCCACCAACGTTCATGTGTAAGGTTGGTTCAGAGTGCTACGCAATCAATCGATACTGTAATCCATCTTTCGATCTGTCGGTCACTACATTAGGAACTGGCATCTGGCGAAAAGTCCCCAAAATGATGACTGTGGCTCGAGAGGATCCCATTGCTTGTGTCCTTGATGGGAAAATATACGTTATGGGAGGTTGTAGCGAAGATGAATCCAAGAATTGGGGTGAGGTTTACGATACAAACACTCAAACTTGGGAATCTTTACCTGACCCTGGCTTCCTACGTGTTTCTACACTTAGGAAAGTGGAAGTGATGGGGAAAAAGATCTATATTTCAAGCAACAATTGGGATGTGTATGATGTTTATGATACCATAGAAGGTACATGGGAAGTTGTAGCACGCATGTTTGAGTCTAGTGTTGTGGTAGACTATGTAAGGTACTGTTACACTGGtacaaattttatttggtaCGGTATGAAGCATAATGGCTCGAGAAGGGTCAACGGTTTGTCGGTACTGGAGAGGCATTGCCGAGCTGGTAGTGGTCATATTGAAATGGCTAACTACGGTGGGAAACTCTTGATAATTTGGGACGAGTTTGTGTATAATGCTCGTCTTCGCCATGAGAAGACGAATATTTGGTGTGCTTTGATTGCGTTTGAGAAGCGGAATGGTGATGAAGAAGTTTGGGGTAACGTTGAGTGGGCTAGTAGTGTGCTTACTGTTCCCCTTTCATGTATTTTATTGCGTCATGTGATGAAAGCAGTTTGA
- the LOC103858753 gene encoding V-type proton ATPase subunit F: MAGRASIPARNSALIAMIADEDTVVGFLMAGVGNVDIRRKTNYLIVDSKTTVRQIEDAFKEFSSRDDIAIILISQYVANMIRFLVDSYNKPVPAILEIPSKDHPYDPAHDSVLSRVKYLFSAESVSQR; this comes from the exons ATGGCTGGGAGAGCGTCGATCCCTGCTCGCAACTCTGCCCTCATCGCCATGATCGCCGATGAG GACACCGTTGTTGGGTTCTTGATGGCTGGAGTTGGTAATGTTGACATCAGGAGGAAGACTAATTACCTCATCGTCGACTCAA AGACAACTGTGAGGCAAATTGAGGATGCTTTCAAGGAATTCTCATCAAGAGATGATATTGCTATCATCCTCATCAGCCAATAT GTTGCCAATATGATCAGGTTCTTGGTGGATAGCTACAACAAGCCAGTTCCTGCAATCCTGGAGATCCCTTCCAAGGACCATCCTTATGATCCTGCTCATGACTCTGTTCTCTCCCGTGTCAAGTACCTCTTCTCTGCTGAATCTGTGTCACAGCGTTAA
- the LOC103858754 gene encoding transcription factor UNE12 has protein sequence MASNNNPHENLSDQTPSDDFFDQILGLPNFSASSSDGGLGGGGGGGAPPMMLQLGSGEEGSHMAGLVGGSGPSVFHNQMFPLGLSLDQGKGPVFLRPEGGGVHATVNRSSSSSSSMKGPVFHGQPMQQPAPAAPHQPTSIRPRVRARRGQATDPHSIAERLRRERIAERIRALQELVPTVNKTDRAAMIDEIVDYVKFLRLQVKVLSMSRLGGAGAVAPLVTDMPLSSSVEDETSDGGRTPQPAWEKWSNDGTERQVAKLMEENVGAAMQLLQSKALCMMPISLAMAIYHSQPPDTSSVVKPETNPPPQ, from the exons ATGGCTAGTAACAACAACCCGCATGAGAACCTTTCAGACCAAACACCTTCTGATGACTTCTTCGACCAAATCCTCGGTCTTCCCAACTTCTCCGCTTCTTCATCCGACGGTGGGttaggcggaggaggaggaggaggagcaccGCCGATGATGCTGCAGCTGGGCTCCGGAGAGGAAGGAAGTCACATGGCTGGGTTAGTAGGAGGAAGCGGACCAAGTGTGTTTCACAACCAGATGTTTCCTCTAGGGTTGAGTCTTGACCAAGGGAAAGGACCTGTCTTTCTTAGACCTGAAGGTGGTGGTGTTCATGCAACTGTGAatcgatcttcttcttcttcttcttctatgaaAGGACCT GTGTTCCATGGGCAGCCGATGCAACAGCCAGCTCCAGCAGCGCCACATCAGCCTACATCAATCCGTCCTAGAGTTCGAGCTAGGCGTGGTCAAGCTACTGATCCTCATAGCATCGCTGAAAGG CTACGTAGGGAAAGGATAGCTGAGCGGATCAGGGCGCTTCAAGAACTTGTACCCACTGTTAACAAG ACAGATAGAGCTGCTATGATTGATGAGATTGTGGACTATGTAAAGTTTCTCAGGCTCCAAGTTAAG GTTTTGAGCATGAGTCGTCTTGGTGGAGCCGGTGCGGTTGCTCCACTTGTTACTGATATGCCTTTGTCATCATCAGTTGag GATGAAACTAGTGACGGTGGAAGGACACCACAGCCTGCGTGGGAGAAATGGTCAAACGATGGGACTGAACGTCAAGTGGCTAAGTTGATGGAAGAAAACGTTGGAGCTGCTATGCAGCTTCTTCAATCTAAAGCTCTTTGTATGATGCCAATCTCATTGGCCATGGCTATTTACCATTCTCAGCCTCCAGATACGTCATCTGTGGTTAAACCAGAGACTAATCCTCCTCCACAGTAG
- the LOC103858755 gene encoding NADH dehydrogenase [ubiquinone] flavoprotein 2, mitochondrial, with protein sequence MLARLAAKRLLEIRQAFRQPPTQAYRSFSTALNYHLDSPDNKPDLPWEFSEANKSKVKEILSYYPSNYKQSAVIPLLDLAQQQHGGWLPVSAMNAVAKVIEVAPIRVYEVATFYSMFNRAKVGKYHLLVCGTTPCMIRGSRDIESALLDHLGVKRGEVTKDGLFSVGEMECMGCCVNAPMITVADYSNGSEGYTYNYFEDVTPEKVVEIVEKLRKGEKPPHGTQNPKRIKCGPEGGNKTLLGEPKPPQFRDLDAC encoded by the exons ATGCTGGCTAGGCTCGCTGCGAAGCGTCTTCTCGAGATCCGCCAAGCTTTCCGCCAACCTCCCACTCag GCGTATCGAAGCTTCTCGACAGCCTTGAACTAC CACCTGGATTCTCCTGACAACAAACCGGATCTTCCATGGGAGTTCTCTGAGGCTAACAAATCTAAG GTTAAGGAGATACTCTCTTACTATCCATCAAACTACAAGCAGTCTGCTGTGATTCCCCTTCTGGATCTCGCCCAACAACAGCATGGAGGCTGGCTCCCTGTTTCAGCTATGAATGCC GTTGCTAAAGTTATAGAAGTGGCTCCTATTCGTGTTTATGAGGTTGCAACATTTTACTCCATGTTCAACAGGGCAAAG GTCGGAAAGTACCACCTCCTAGTTTGTGGCACAACACCTTGCATGATCCGTGGTTCACGAGATATCGAATCAGCTTTGCTAGACCATTTGGGAGTGAAGCGCGGTG AAGTCACAAAGGATGGTTTGTTCTCTGTTGGAGAGATGGAATGCATG GGATGCTGTGTCAATGCGCCCATGATCACTGTGGCAGATTACTCCAATGGATCAGAAGGATATACATATAACTATTTC GAAGATGTTACACCTGAGAAAGTTGTAGAGATTGTTGAGAAGCTGAGAAAGGGAGAGAAGCCACCG CATGGAACTCAAAACCCAAAGAGGATCAAGTGCGGACCTGAAGGGGGAAACAAGACATTGCTTGGGGAGCCAAAGCCACCACAATTCCGTGATCTTGACGCTTGCTAA
- the LOC103858756 gene encoding cullin-1 gives MERKTIDLEQGWDYMQTGITKLKRILEGLPEPQFDSEQYMMLYTTIYNMCTQKPPHDYSQQLYDKYREAFEEYINSTVLPALKEKHDEYMLRELVKRWSNHKVMVRWLSRFFYYLDRYFIARRSLPPLNEVGLTCFRDRVYNELHSKVKDAVIALVDKEREGEQIDRALLKNVLDIYVEIGMGQMERYEVDFESFMLLDSASYYSRKASSWIQEDSCPDYMLKSEECLKKERERVAHYLHSSSEPKLVEKVQHELLVVYANQLLEKEHSGCRALLRDDKVDDLSRMYRLYHKIAKGLEPVANIFKQHVTAEGNALVQQAEDTATNQAANTASVQEQVLIRKVIELHDKYMVYVVECFQNHTLFHKALKEAFEIFCNKTVAGSSSAELLATFCDNILKKGGSEKLSDEAIEDTLEKVVKLLAYISDKDLFAEFYRKKLARRLLFDRSANDDHERSILTKLKQQCGGQFTSKMEGMVTDLTLARENQTSFEEYLGNNPAANPGIDLTVTVLTTGFWPSYKSFDINLPSEMVKCVEVFKGFYETKTKHRKLTWIYSLGTCHLNGKFDHKPIELVVSTYQAAVLLLFNTTDKLSYNDILTQLNLSHEDLVRLLHSLSCARYKILVKEPSTKIVSQTDSFEFNAKFTDRMRRIKIPLPPVDERKKVVEDVDKDRRYAIDAAIVRIMKSRKVLGHQQLVSECVEQLSRMFKPDIKAIKKRMEDLITRDYLERDKENANMFRYLA, from the exons ATGGAGCGGAAGACGATTGATTTGGAGCAAGGATGGGACTATATGCAGACTGGTATCACTAAACTGAAACGGATTCTTGAGGGATTGCCTGAGCCGCAATTCGACTCTGAGCAGTACATGATGCTCTATAC GACTATCTACAACATGTGCACCCAGAAGCCTCCTCATGATTACTCGCAGCAGCTTTATGACAAGTATCGTGAAGCGTTTGAGGAGTATATTAACTCAACG GTTTTGCCTGCTTTGAAGGAGAAGCATGATGAGTACATGCTGCGGGAGCTGGTCAAGAGATGGTCTAACCATAAAGTCATGGTTCGATGGCTATCCCGATTCTTCTACTATCTTGACCGTTACTTCATTGCTCGGAGATCACTTCCACCGCTGAATGAAGTTGGCCTGACTTGCTTCCGTGACCGG GTTTATAACGAGTTGCATTCCAAGGTCAAAGATGCTGTAATAGCACTT GTTGATAAAGAACGGGAGGGCGAGCAGATTGACAGGGCTCTTCTGAAAAACGTATTGGACATCTATGTAGAGATTGGAATGGGACAGATGGAAAGATACGAAGTGGATTTTGAAAGCTTCATGCTTTTGGATTCAGCTTCTTACTATTCTCGCAAAGCATCAAGCTGGATCCAGGAAGATTCTTGCCCTGATTACATGCTGAAG TCTGAAGAATGTCTGAAGAAGGAGAGGGAGAGAGTGGCTCACTACCTTCATTCAAGCAGCGAGCCAAAGCTGGTTGAG AAAGTACAACATGAGCTGTTGGTTGTGTATGCAAATCAGCTTCTAGAAAAAGAGCACTCAGGGTGCCGTGCATTGCTGAGAGATGACAAG GTTGATGATCTCTCCCGGATGTACAGGCTTTATCATAAAATTGCTAAAGGTTTAGAACCTGTTGCAAACATATTCAAGCAG CATGTCACAGCCGAGGGTAACGCACTCGTCCAACAGGCGGAAGACACGGCCACTAATCAg GCTGCAAATACTGCTAGCGTGCAGGAACAG GTTCTCATCAGAAAAGTGATTGAGCTACATGATAAATACATGGTCTATGTCGTTGAGTGCTTCCAGAACCACACCCTCTTCCACAAG GCTCTGAAAGAGGCATTTGAGATATTCTGTAACAAAACAGTCGCTGGAAGTTCAAGTGCAGAATTGCTTGCAACATTCTGCGACAACATCCTCAAGAAGGGGGGTAGTGAGAAGCTGAGTGATGAAGCTATTGAAGACACGCTTGAGAAG GTGGTCAAATTGCTTGCCTATATAAGCGACAAGGATCTTTTTGCCGAGTTCTACAG GAAGAAGCTGGCACGCAGGCTCTTATTTGATCGCAGTGCTAATGATGATCATGAGAGAAGTATTCTTACAAAGCTCAAGCAGCAATGTGGTGGGCAGTTTACTTCTAAGATGGAGGGCATG GTGACAGATCTTACACTGGCCAGAGAAAACCAAACCAGTTTCGAGGAATATCTAGGCAATAACCCCGCTGCAAACCCAGGGATTGATTTGACCGTTACTGTTCTTACAACTGGTTTCTGGCCAAGCTACAAATCATTCGACATAAATCTTCCCAGTGAAATG GTCAAGTGTGTTGAAGTTTTCAAAGGGTTTTATGAAACTAAAACGAAACACAGGAAACTTACATGGATCTATTCACTAGGAACCTGTCACCTCAACGGCAAGTTTGATCACAAGCCCATTGAGTTAGTTGTGTCGACTTACCAG GCTGCTGTGCTTCTACTCTTTAACACAACAGACAAATTGAGCTACAACGACATCTTGACTCAACTGAACCTAAGCCATGAAGATCTAGTGAGGTTGCTTCATTCCTTGTCATGTGCTAGATACAAGATCCTTGTCAAGGAGCCAAGCACAAAGATTGTTTCCCAGACTGATTCATTTGAATTCAATGCCAAATTCACCGACAGAATGCGCAGAATAAAG ATCCCTCTCCCACCTGTCGATGAAAGGAAGAAAGTAGTGGAAGACGTGGACAAAGACAGACGCTATGCGATTGATGCTGCGATCGTGAGGATCATGAAGAGCAGGAAAGTGTTGGGACATCAACAGCTTGTATCCGAGTGCGTTGAGCAGCTTAGCCGAATGTTCAAG CCTGATATCAAAGCCATCAAGAAGCGTATGGAGGATTTGATAACGAGGGATTATTTGGAGAGGGACAAGGAGAACGCTAACATGTTTAGGTACTTGGCTTAG